In Mytilus edulis chromosome 6, xbMytEdul2.2, whole genome shotgun sequence, the following proteins share a genomic window:
- the LOC139528527 gene encoding lithostathine-1-like: protein MTRVAMVTLLVVFCAALIVEAKSLHKNKRNSESFRLKRGLPYGWEKKFDGKMNGFIYINHVTGETRTSPPTHGSSGTGPAPVQISAREQGSCKSGWRYAFNFCYYISAFADIQSHSGAQAACKTQGGELFWPQFVFESFFLKKTLNKVKISTHFFWTNGEKHSGKWDWGTGHPAFSNPKWSSGQPDGSGTCLAVYAHTGFLDDQPCETQYNYVCKTKP from the exons ATGACACGTGTTGCTATGGTAACACTTCTCGTCGTCTTTTGTGCAGCACTTATTGTGGAAGCCAAATCTTTACATAAAAATAAGAGGAACA GTGAGAGTTTTAGACTAAAACGCGGTTTACCATATGGCTGGGAGAAAAAATTTGATGGTAAAATGAATGGATTCATCTATATAAACCACGTCACTGGAGAAACAAGAACTTCACCTCCAACTCATG GATCAAGCGGAACAGGACCAGCACCCGTACAAATCTCAGCCAGGGAACAAGGAT catgCAAATCAGGTTGGAGATATGCGTTTAATTTCTGTTACTACATATCTGCATTTGCTGATATACAATCTCACAGTGGGGCCCAG GCAGCATGCAAAACACAAGGCGGAGAGCTGTTTTGGCCACAGTttgtttttgaaagttttttccTAAAGAAAACTCTAAATAAAGTAAAG atatCAACCCATTTTTTCTGGACAAATGGAGAAAAACACAGCGGCAAATGGGATTGGGGTACTGGTCATCCAGCTTTTTCTAATCCTAAATGGTCATCAGGACAACCTGACGGTTCAGGAACATGCTTAGCAGTCTACGCACACACTGGATTCTTGGACGATCAACCATGTGAAACGCAATACAACTATGTCTGCAAGACAAAACCTTAA